A region of Brevinema andersonii DNA encodes the following proteins:
- the rplU gene encoding 50S ribosomal protein L21: MYAIVEIGGQSHKAEEGAELLVNLIAGEKGTLLNFDKVAMLNDNGNTEIGAPYLSATVKAEIIDPLVKGKKLTVFKYKNKTNYRVKTGHRQKYTLIKITNINK, encoded by the coding sequence ATGTACGCAATTGTAGAGATAGGCGGTCAATCGCACAAAGCCGAAGAAGGCGCAGAGCTTCTTGTTAATTTAATTGCCGGAGAAAAAGGAACATTATTAAATTTTGATAAGGTTGCGATGCTCAACGACAACGGTAACACCGAAATCGGAGCTCCGTATCTTTCCGCAACGGTTAAAGCGGAAATTATTGACCCATTAGTAAAAGGTAAAAAATTGACTGTATTTAAATATAAAAATAAAACAAATTACAGAGTAAAGACTGGTCACAGACAAAAATATACATTGATTAAAATTACCAACATCAATAAATGA
- a CDS encoding ribosomal-processing cysteine protease Prp translates to MITITLKEQLDNIEIKVQGHSESIVCAGVSALLEAWRLTEEYLEQHKIPADKGYVQAKIPKTSISHILFVQLTIGLKALHEQYPKEITLNIGG, encoded by the coding sequence ATGATAACTATAACTCTTAAAGAACAATTGGATAATATAGAAATCAAAGTACAAGGACATAGTGAAAGTATTGTATGTGCTGGAGTCTCTGCTTTGTTAGAAGCATGGAGACTTACAGAAGAATACTTAGAACAACATAAAATTCCTGCAGACAAAGGGTATGTTCAGGCAAAAATTCCTAAAACTTCTATTTCTCATATATTATTTGTCCAATTAACTATAGGATTAAAAGCGTTACACGAACAATATCCAAAGGAAATTACTCTAAATATTGGAGGCTAA
- the rpmA gene encoding 50S ribosomal protein L27, which produces MASKKSGGSAKNGRDSISKRLGVKKFGGEKVIAGNIIIRQRGTKFHPGISVGRGGDDTLFALTDGIIKFTYSRGKTVVNVLSS; this is translated from the coding sequence ATGGCATCAAAAAAATCCGGAGGCTCAGCCAAAAACGGAAGAGATAGTATATCGAAAAGGCTAGGAGTTAAAAAATTTGGTGGAGAAAAAGTTATTGCTGGAAACATTATTATACGCCAACGTGGGACAAAATTTCATCCTGGTATTTCAGTGGGTCGCGGTGGAGATGATACCTTGTTTGCTTTAACAGATGGAATTATAAAATTTACCTATAGCCGGGGAAAAACAGTAGTAAATGTTTTATCATCATAA
- a CDS encoding TraR/DksA family transcriptional regulator yields MLTQEQLAFFHKKLTDLKSELIETIIGELEDEESPFNIQGDMADKAEALTYVAVSEELTASQRNTLDKIDRALKRIEDGLFGKCLICDKPIELERLEAIPYAETCKEHMK; encoded by the coding sequence ATGTTAACACAAGAACAACTTGCATTTTTTCATAAAAAATTAACAGATTTAAAATCAGAGCTCATTGAGACTATTATCGGCGAGCTGGAAGATGAAGAAAGTCCATTTAATATTCAAGGCGACATGGCAGACAAAGCGGAAGCTTTAACATATGTTGCGGTGAGCGAAGAATTAACAGCTTCACAAAGAAACACTTTAGATAAAATTGATAGAGCATTAAAACGAATAGAAGATGGTCTCTTCGGTAAATGTCTTATATGTGACAAACCAATTGAACTAGAACGCTTAGAAGCTATTCCTTATGCAGAAACATGCAAAGAACATATGAAATAA
- the mltG gene encoding endolytic transglycosylase MltG translates to MKYKILCLFLLLISCTKSQNNTEVYFSVNRGDNLSKVTQRLIDEKIIDDFKIFRLTAKLSGQSSKLKVGNYIIPPQSSYYDILKILSSGRDSGIRITIPEGFNSFDIAALLEKNNIISSNDFIKEISKPEYLIRYNIPSNSAQTLEGYLFPDTYNFSINSQPETVVKTMLLRFDKIITPDILTNLKEQNKTLHQLLTLASIVEKESGGNNEMGLIAGVYTKRLAIGMKMQADPTLIYALILENEYDGNIRYKHLRPPWPSPYNTYYTYGTPPGPIANPGKSALLASLSPEPTSYLYFVGKGDGTHIFSKTLVEHNLAVEQYQRKKQ, encoded by the coding sequence TTGAAATATAAGATATTATGTTTATTTTTATTGCTTATTTCGTGTACAAAATCCCAAAATAATACTGAAGTTTACTTTTCAGTGAATAGAGGAGATAATCTTTCTAAAGTAACTCAACGTTTAATTGATGAAAAAATCATTGATGACTTCAAAATATTCCGTCTGACAGCAAAGCTTTCAGGACAAAGTTCTAAGCTTAAAGTGGGCAATTATATTATACCTCCACAATCTTCTTATTATGATATTCTTAAAATCTTAAGTTCTGGTAGAGATTCAGGCATACGAATTACTATTCCTGAAGGATTTAATAGCTTTGATATTGCAGCTCTTCTAGAAAAAAATAATATTATTTCCTCCAATGATTTTATCAAAGAAATCAGCAAACCAGAATATCTCATCCGTTATAATATACCAAGTAATTCTGCTCAAACTCTAGAAGGTTATTTGTTTCCTGATACTTATAATTTTAGTATAAATTCACAGCCTGAAACTGTAGTAAAAACGATGCTTTTACGCTTTGACAAAATAATTACACCAGATATTCTGACAAACCTTAAAGAACAAAACAAAACTCTGCATCAATTATTAACACTTGCTTCTATCGTAGAAAAAGAATCTGGAGGAAATAATGAAATGGGATTGATTGCCGGGGTGTATACCAAACGACTGGCAATAGGTATGAAAATGCAAGCTGATCCGACACTTATTTATGCTTTGATTCTAGAAAATGAATATGACGGAAACATAAGATATAAGCATTTAAGACCTCCATGGCCATCTCCTTATAATACCTACTATACTTATGGAACACCGCCTGGACCTATTGCTAATCCAGGTAAATCTGCACTTCTTGCCAGCCTATCGCCAGAACCAACTTCATATTTATATTTTGTAGGAAAAGGAGATGGAACTCATATTTTTTCTAAGACGCTTGTTGAACATAATTTAGCAGTAGAACAATATCAACGAAAAAAACAATGA
- a CDS encoding Nif3-like dinuclear metal center hexameric protein, translating into MIKRHQLIDSLDSWLLPNNIKDHTINSLQFEGRELITHVGGAVDVSIETFQKAVEQQIDFLITHHGLIWGGLKQITGIDKQRIQLLCQHDINLYCSHLPLDIHPTLGNNVQLIQLLDMTNTKELFFDVGYIGIYNSQISYSNFIKKIRKKISQNITEMPFGKKMIQRVAVCSGGAGLDTSAFFEAYAKGVDTFLSGETNSLLYHYAKELEINIICAGHYATETFGIQALLKKINKKFQNIKCTFLDLPTNW; encoded by the coding sequence ATGATAAAAAGACATCAATTAATAGATTCTTTAGATTCTTGGCTATTACCAAATAACATCAAAGATCATACTATTAATTCCCTACAATTCGAAGGTAGAGAGTTAATTACTCATGTTGGAGGAGCAGTTGATGTTTCTATCGAAACATTTCAAAAAGCGGTTGAACAACAAATAGATTTTTTAATTACTCATCATGGTTTGATCTGGGGCGGATTAAAACAAATTACAGGTATTGATAAACAAAGAATTCAACTTTTGTGCCAGCATGATATAAATTTATATTGTAGTCATTTACCACTTGATATTCACCCTACATTGGGCAATAATGTTCAACTCATTCAGCTATTAGATATGACAAACACTAAAGAATTATTCTTTGATGTTGGATATATAGGTATATATAATTCACAGATATCATACAGTAATTTTATCAAAAAAATTAGAAAAAAAATATCACAAAATATCACTGAAATGCCCTTTGGAAAAAAGATGATTCAAAGAGTAGCAGTGTGCTCTGGAGGTGCAGGACTTGATACGAGTGCTTTCTTCGAAGCTTATGCAAAAGGAGTTGATACCTTTTTAAGTGGCGAAACAAACAGTCTTTTGTACCACTATGCTAAGGAACTAGAAATAAATATTATATGTGCGGGACACTATGCTACTGAAACTTTTGGTATACAAGCACTTTTAAAAAAAATAAATAAAAAATTCCAAAATATAAAATGTACATTTCTAGATTTACCAACTAACTGGTAA
- a CDS encoding HU family DNA-binding protein: MGKSKLTKSDIVDILCGDGEIIESRASKHQIALVISKFIETLRKEIEKLNNNERIELRGFGTFGIRQRKDRIARNPKTNEHVNVPARKSPYFKAGRYLRSIDNN; this comes from the coding sequence ATGGGAAAAAGTAAACTCACAAAATCTGATATAGTGGATATTTTATGTGGAGATGGAGAAATAATTGAAAGTAGAGCATCTAAGCATCAAATTGCTTTGGTTATATCGAAATTTATTGAAACTTTGCGAAAAGAGATCGAAAAATTAAATAATAATGAACGCATAGAATTAAGAGGATTTGGTACTTTTGGAATTAGACAAAGAAAAGATCGCATAGCACGTAATCCTAAAACAAATGAACATGTGAATGTCCCTGCTCGTAAATCTCCTTATTTTAAGGCAGGTCGTTATTTGCGTTCTATAGATAATAATTAA
- the rpsT gene encoding 30S ribosomal protein S20, protein MPNIKSAKIRAKQNEKRRLRNKAIKTFIRHLRRNVFQTLTEKMFTIEEAQKELNAFKKQVDKAWSKGVLPRNTSSRMKSSMELLFKKNYSI, encoded by the coding sequence GTGCCAAATATAAAATCTGCAAAAATAAGAGCTAAACAAAATGAAAAAAGGCGGCTACGAAATAAGGCGATTAAAACATTTATTAGGCATTTACGTAGAAATGTTTTTCAAACGCTTACGGAAAAAATGTTTACTATAGAAGAAGCTCAAAAAGAGCTTAATGCTTTTAAAAAACAAGTTGATAAAGCTTGGTCGAAGGGAGTTTTGCCAAGAAATACATCTTCACGTATGAAGTCTTCTATGGAATTATTATTTAAAAAAAATTATTCTATTTAG
- a CDS encoding pyridoxine 5'-phosphate synthase produces the protein MKKLGVNIDHIATLRQVRAASYPEPLQASYLVQNAGADNITIHPREDQRHIQKRDAYLIREACSLPLNIEMALNEDIMATVLDVCPDEICIVPENRNELTTEGGLDVAAAYKKLEKFIPLAKDRHITVSLFIEHSREVVDLSYKLGADAVEIHTGAYADAETPQAQDILLKKINDIAYYADSLGLIVNAGHGLNYQNVKPIVDIDPIRTLNIGHAIVSRAVFVGLERAVRDMKILISC, from the coding sequence ATGAAAAAATTAGGTGTTAATATTGATCACATTGCAACACTAAGACAAGTGCGTGCAGCGTCTTATCCGGAACCTCTTCAAGCGTCTTATTTGGTGCAAAATGCCGGTGCTGATAACATTACTATTCATCCCCGTGAGGACCAGCGGCATATTCAGAAAAGAGATGCATATTTGATCCGTGAAGCCTGTTCACTGCCATTAAATATTGAAATGGCTCTAAATGAAGATATTATGGCAACAGTTCTTGATGTTTGTCCTGATGAAATTTGTATTGTTCCAGAAAACCGTAACGAATTGACAACAGAAGGTGGCTTGGATGTGGCCGCAGCATATAAAAAATTGGAAAAATTTATTCCACTTGCTAAGGATCGGCATATTACAGTTAGTTTGTTTATCGAGCACAGCCGAGAAGTAGTGGATTTGTCTTATAAGTTAGGTGCTGATGCTGTGGAAATTCATACAGGGGCTTATGCTGATGCAGAAACACCTCAAGCTCAAGATATTTTACTTAAAAAAATTAATGATATTGCTTATTATGCTGATTCGCTTGGCTTAATTGTGAATGCTGGTCACGGTTTAAATTATCAAAATGTCAAACCTATTGTGGATATTGATCCTATTCGCACTTTAAACATAGGGCATGCTATTGTTTCGCGTGCTGTATTTGTTGGCTTGGAACGTGCTGTCCGTGATATGAAAATACTTATCAGTTGTTAA
- a CDS encoding efflux RND transporter permease subunit: MSIIDLSVRKPVAMTMLLMIVMMFGLYSCFQLPVDFLPDIENPILTVSTDYDGAGPEEIENSVTRPLEQYLSTVENIDNISSSSKEGNSMVQLEFKWGTDLDTAMFNVREKIDLARDSLPDDAKSPIIYKFSTDMIPVMGFYMGGISDLATAYDIANNQIKKGLEQVPGVGQVEVSGGILTEVHIELIQNRLQAYSLDAEKVRKIVAANDISASGGSVYQGSMKYGIRTDGELKTLLDIRNIVVEYRNGTPILLSDIAEVSYGGNDDNSIFYANGEPAVSFTVTKSSGANTVKVAEAIQKRLESLKSSLPPSVQLTEMFNTAQNIIDSQKSVSSAAFSGAIFAMLVLFFYLWNWRALAVIGLSIPTSIITTFVVMFLMGTSLNIISMSGLALGVGMMVDSSIVVLENIFRHRSEGEGRYNASINGAKEVTLAITASTFTTIAVFLPIFLTPGFIAQLFRDLAITVVISLLSSLVISITLVPMLCSLLIKDSDLEDASFEDTQENEVLTQYQREHMRWNDRILHDIDVFYKHVLEWCVTHKKIIVYGSTISVLIALTLSIVLVGKEYMPVNDDGRFEFTLTYPPGTRVNYNDSMTTEIVRRLPEVIGEENLESIGTQVKSSRGFFGSTDEFKSKVTVKLVPVADRSEGINDIVTRVRRLLEQYPVKNYIRVGGGMAGGSGGEPIELEVRGDDLEITQKLADQIITVMNSIEGIENPRLTDDEGLPEIVLKPNRIALAREGLSATDLFNTIRTAFGGRVATTILGNSGDDIDVLVKVRDEDRVSIDALLNLNIPTSSGKNVSFKNLVTSVIATGPAQIRRKDSTRYIQIKSSTSGIFEKDVTGAVDKIREEIGKNLFVPAGVQLVFAGDYEDTQESMLGLAGAFLIAIFIVYALMAAQFESYIAPFVIMASVPFGALGAILGLFVSGRSLNVISAAGIVVLVGIVINNGIVLVDYMNQLLAKRTPVDEAAIQAGVRRIRPVFMTTLTTILGLIPMALGVGEGGDTYAPLATSILGGLIVSTLFTLLIVPTAYAGIRKRFPYVIREDNV; this comes from the coding sequence ATGTCTATTATTGATTTGTCGGTCAGAAAACCGGTTGCAATGACTATGCTTCTTATGATTGTTATGATGTTTGGTTTGTATTCATGTTTTCAGTTGCCTGTTGATTTTTTGCCGGACATAGAAAATCCAATTCTTACAGTCAGTACGGATTATGACGGGGCAGGTCCTGAAGAAATTGAAAATTCCGTAACGCGTCCTTTAGAACAGTATTTGTCTACAGTTGAGAATATTGATAATATTTCCTCATCTTCCAAAGAAGGTAACTCAATGGTACAACTTGAGTTCAAATGGGGGACGGATCTTGATACGGCGATGTTTAATGTACGTGAAAAAATCGACTTAGCTCGAGATTCTCTGCCTGACGACGCTAAAAGTCCTATTATCTATAAATTTTCTACTGATATGATTCCTGTAATGGGTTTTTATATGGGTGGAATTAGTGATTTGGCTACTGCTTACGATATTGCAAATAATCAAATCAAAAAAGGACTCGAACAAGTTCCCGGTGTTGGGCAAGTGGAAGTAAGCGGTGGGATTTTGACGGAAGTTCATATTGAATTGATTCAAAATCGATTGCAAGCTTATAGTTTAGATGCTGAAAAGGTCAGAAAAATCGTTGCTGCTAACGATATTAGTGCTTCAGGGGGTTCGGTTTATCAGGGGTCGATGAAGTATGGTATCCGTACTGATGGAGAATTAAAGACATTGCTAGATATTCGGAATATTGTTGTCGAATATAGAAATGGTACGCCGATTTTGCTTAGTGATATTGCAGAAGTGTCTTATGGTGGCAATGATGATAATTCAATTTTTTATGCTAATGGTGAACCTGCTGTATCTTTTACTGTAACAAAATCATCTGGTGCTAATACTGTTAAAGTAGCAGAAGCAATTCAAAAACGTTTAGAAAGTTTAAAATCATCCTTGCCTCCCTCCGTACAATTAACAGAAATGTTTAATACGGCTCAAAATATTATCGATTCACAAAAATCGGTATCATCGGCAGCATTTTCTGGAGCTATTTTTGCGATGTTGGTACTTTTTTTCTACTTATGGAATTGGCGTGCTTTAGCTGTTATCGGGCTTTCTATTCCCACATCCATTATTACGACTTTTGTAGTGATGTTCTTGATGGGCACAAGTCTTAACATTATTTCTATGTCTGGATTGGCGTTAGGGGTGGGAATGATGGTCGACTCTTCTATTGTGGTGCTTGAAAATATTTTCCGGCATCGGTCGGAAGGTGAAGGCCGTTACAATGCATCCATTAACGGTGCTAAAGAAGTAACACTGGCTATTACAGCGTCTACGTTTACTACGATTGCAGTTTTTCTGCCGATTTTTTTGACTCCTGGCTTTATTGCACAATTGTTTCGTGATTTAGCTATTACGGTAGTTATTTCATTGCTATCATCGTTAGTTATTTCTATTACTCTTGTACCGATGCTTTGTTCCTTGCTTATTAAAGATTCTGATTTAGAAGATGCATCTTTCGAAGATACACAAGAAAACGAAGTTTTAACTCAGTACCAACGTGAACATATGCGTTGGAATGATAGAATTTTGCATGATATTGATGTTTTTTATAAACATGTACTGGAATGGTGTGTGACCCATAAAAAAATCATTGTTTACGGAAGTACAATTAGCGTATTGATTGCGTTAACATTATCTATTGTGCTGGTCGGAAAAGAATACATGCCCGTAAATGATGATGGGCGTTTTGAGTTTACGTTGACATATCCACCAGGTACGCGTGTTAATTATAATGATTCTATGACGACGGAAATTGTCAGGCGGCTTCCGGAAGTCATAGGAGAGGAAAATTTAGAATCGATTGGTACTCAAGTAAAATCTTCTAGAGGATTTTTTGGTTCTACTGATGAGTTCAAATCAAAAGTGACTGTTAAATTAGTACCTGTTGCTGATCGCTCTGAAGGAATTAACGACATTGTTACGCGTGTTCGTCGTTTGTTGGAACAATATCCTGTTAAAAATTATATTCGTGTCGGTGGCGGAATGGCGGGTGGCAGTGGTGGTGAGCCTATCGAATTAGAAGTACGTGGTGATGATTTAGAAATTACTCAGAAGCTTGCTGATCAGATTATCACTGTAATGAACAGCATCGAAGGTATTGAAAATCCACGTCTTACCGATGATGAAGGACTACCTGAAATTGTGCTTAAGCCTAATAGAATTGCATTAGCTAGAGAAGGACTTTCAGCAACTGATTTGTTTAATACAATCCGAACAGCTTTTGGTGGCCGTGTTGCGACAACAATTCTTGGCAACAGCGGGGATGATATTGATGTTTTGGTTAAGGTTCGCGATGAGGATAGGGTATCGATTGATGCATTGCTTAATCTTAATATTCCAACATCAAGCGGCAAGAATGTTTCTTTTAAGAATCTCGTGACTTCTGTAATTGCTACGGGACCTGCACAAATAAGACGTAAAGATTCGACGCGTTATATTCAGATTAAGTCTTCAACAAGCGGCATCTTCGAAAAAGACGTGACGGGAGCTGTTGATAAAATCCGAGAAGAAATCGGGAAAAACTTGTTTGTTCCTGCAGGTGTACAGCTTGTTTTTGCTGGCGACTATGAAGACACACAAGAAAGCATGTTAGGCTTAGCAGGTGCGTTTTTAATTGCTATTTTCATTGTATATGCTCTTATGGCGGCTCAATTCGAATCCTATATTGCTCCCTTTGTTATTATGGCATCAGTGCCTTTTGGTGCTTTGGGAGCAATATTAGGACTTTTTGTGTCGGGGCGCTCGTTAAATGTGATTTCGGCTGCGGGTATTGTGGTTTTGGTGGGAATTGTGATCAACAACGGTATCGTATTGGTTGATTATATGAATCAGCTGTTAGCAAAGCGCACACCGGTTGACGAAGCGGCGATTCAAGCTGGTGTACGTCGGATTCGTCCGGTGTTTATGACGACGCTGACAACTATTTTGGGGCTGATTCCTATGGCGCTTGGTGTTGGTGAAGGTGGTGATACTTATGCACCGTTAGCAACATCGATTTTAGGAGGCCTAATTGTTTCAACATTATTTACTTTGCTGATTGTTCCTACAGCTTATGCTGGCATCCGCAAGCGATTTCCCTATGTTATTCGTGAAGATAATGTTTAA
- a CDS encoding efflux RND transporter periplasmic adaptor subunit, whose product MKLKKRTIIIIVTVVVLTVGIGVFLGTRNKETEKGSQERITTVLVRKAEKSTLKRFLDLYAEFKAENEVELKSPVTGKVMSFSRLEGQKVARGQGVVTIDRFEVGARYAPATVQSTVSGVVTRILVSKGEDVNVGTSVAVVGNTDNLEARIQVPEVFASEVKVGQEVLFKTQAVPGRIFTGKITRKDLSLDPTTRSLTVRVMVPNPDHTLFSGIYAESFIFIEEAQDVYVVPDTALSTTKEGQPAIFVNNNGTAVLRPVKIALRYRDQAAISEGIQDGDEMIVFGREYLSEGAPIRALFENTEQKPAQTASEIAPSETAKTL is encoded by the coding sequence ATGAAACTTAAAAAAAGAACCATTATTATAATAGTTACGGTGGTGGTATTAACAGTAGGGATTGGTGTTTTTCTTGGAACGCGCAACAAAGAAACCGAAAAAGGCTCACAAGAACGCATCACAACAGTGCTAGTTAGAAAAGCGGAAAAAAGCACTTTGAAACGATTTTTGGATCTCTATGCAGAATTCAAAGCAGAAAACGAAGTAGAACTTAAATCTCCGGTTACCGGTAAGGTGATGAGTTTCTCGCGGCTTGAAGGTCAGAAAGTTGCTCGTGGTCAAGGAGTTGTTACTATTGATCGTTTTGAAGTTGGTGCCCGGTATGCACCTGCCACAGTACAGAGCACTGTTTCGGGTGTTGTGACAAGGATTTTAGTCAGCAAGGGCGAAGATGTGAATGTTGGAACTTCTGTAGCAGTAGTTGGTAACACAGATAACCTTGAAGCTCGCATACAAGTACCTGAAGTGTTTGCATCCGAAGTGAAAGTTGGTCAGGAAGTGCTGTTTAAAACACAGGCGGTGCCGGGTCGTATTTTTACGGGAAAAATCACACGTAAGGACTTATCGCTTGATCCAACAACACGGTCACTGACTGTACGAGTGATGGTTCCAAATCCTGATCATACTTTGTTTTCAGGAATCTATGCTGAAAGTTTTATTTTTATTGAAGAAGCTCAAGATGTTTATGTGGTTCCTGATACTGCTTTGTCTACAACAAAAGAAGGGCAACCTGCTATTTTTGTCAACAATAATGGTACAGCTGTGCTTCGTCCGGTTAAGATAGCGCTACGTTACAGGGATCAAGCAGCTATTTCAGAAGGCATTCAGGATGGTGATGAAATGATTGTTTTCGGCCGCGAATATCTTAGTGAGGGTGCTCCTATCCGCGCATTATTCGAAAATACCGAGCAAAAACCAGCTCAAACTGCCTCAGAAATAGCACCTTCTGAAACAGCTAAGACATTATAG